The segment AAAATCTTATCCTTATCGCCACTGTAATGAACTATGTTATTGTAGACCCATACGAGGGCGTTGGCAACATCCTGCATATGACCAGGATGTTTCACATCGGGCGAAAGCCGGTGATTGATGCTAACAAAAATATAGCCCTTGGATGTGAAGTACTCGGGTTTTACGCCAACGTCACTCTTATCTCCAAATGCCCACAGGCCACCATGCACCCAAATAATAACCGGGGATTTACTTCCCTTCTTGGGCATATAAATATCCAAAGCATTAAGTCGCGGATCTTTGGCCAGTTTGGCATACTGAAGATCAAGCACTTTAAAGTAAGGTCCGGTATCACCTTTACGCTGACCCCATAAGGACATAGAACATAATAAAGCGCAAAAAATTAATAAACGCTTAACCTGCATACGTGTAAATAATGGTAAACATTGTCTCCTTATTCGCAGTTAAAATATCAATTATTTGGCCAAAAAAATAATTATCAAACCACCCCATACCCCTATTTTCGCCCCCTGATGAAAAATGAAAGACTTCTCCTGCTCATTCTGGCTGCCGCCATGTTCACCCATATTATGGATTTTATGATCATGATGCCCTTGAGTCCTTCGTTGATGAGCATTTTTGATATCAACGCACAGGAGTTCAGTTTACTCGTGTCTTCATACACCATAACAGCTGGGGTAACCGGCTTTCTGGCTGCTTTTCGCATCGACCGGTATGACCGAAAAAGCATGATGCTGGTGATGTATTTTGGATTCACCTTAGGCACATTGGCTTGTGCAATTGCCCCTTCTTACTTTTTCCTGCTCATGGCCCGTTCAGTGGCAGGAGCTTTTGGTGGCGTTCTGGGCGCCTTGATTCTCTCTATTGTTAGCGATGCCATTCCGCTTGAGCGAAGAGCAAGTGCCTTGGGCATTGTGATGGCTTCATTTTCAGTGGCTTCTGTATTTGGTGTACCCTTTGGGTTATTTCTGGCCAGCAAATTTAGCTGGCATGCACCCTTTCTCTTTTTAGGGATATTGGCTGTCCTCATCTTTGTATTAATGTTTTGGTTTATTCCTCCGCTTCGGGCACATCTGGATATAGGTAACGGAATCAAGAAGCCAATGGAGATACTGAAAAATATATTTGGTCAGCGGAGCACACGGCTTGGATTGACTTTCGCTTCAGTTCTAACCCTGGGTCACTTTACTATTGTTCCCTTTATCGCTGCCTACATGGTAGGCAATGTGGGCTTCTCAAACGATGAACTCGCCTACATCTACCTCGTTGGCGGAGCGCTCACTATTTTCTTTTCACCCTGGGTTGGTAAAATGGCCGATAAACATGGACGGTTAAAAATCTTTACCATCTTCGGCAGCCTGGTGATCATTCCGATTGTAATCATCACCAACATGCCACCCACCCCATTGTGGGCTGCACTGATTGTAGCCGGTATATTTTTTATTTTCAGTAACGGACGCATGGTTCCTTCCACCACTATGGAAACGGCAATCATTAGCCCGGAAAGTCGTGGAAGTTACATGAGTATCCGGTCATCGGTACAACAGCTAACCTCAGGTCTGGCTTCCTTTATTGCAGGAACTATCATTAGCGAAAAAGCCTCTGTATTTGGGCCGGATGCGAAAGCACTGGTGAATTATGGTTATGTAGGATTAATTGCCGTTTTCTTTAGCCTGGTATCGCTGTGGTTAGCCCGAAAACTTCAGGTAGCTCAAGGTGCTTAGATACTCTTTATCTTTTCTTTATTGATCATGATCAATGTAAACTTCTGATATAGTTGTAAGCTTTGTGATATAAATTTATCGCCTATGAACCCCGACAAATTATTTCTCATCTGCAACAACCTGGCATTAGTTGGCTGGCTTCTGATGGTTGTTGCACCACGCTGGAAATGGACGTTCAACATCGTTGTTTCCGGTGCAGTAATACTCTTGCTCAGTGCCATTTACCTGACTTTGATTGTGCTTTATTTCGGTGAAGGCGAGGGTAATTTTAGTTCCCTGGATGGTGTGATGAAATTATTTGAAAATCGTGAGGCCGTTTTAGCCGGATGGGTACATTACCTGGCGTTCGATATGTTTGTTGGCACCTGGATAGTAAGCAATAGTCAAAAGCTTGGCATTAAGCATTGGTGGGTTATTCCGTGCCTGTTTTTCACCTTCATGTTGGGACCCATCGGGTTGATATTATACTTCATTGTGCGGGCCATCCACACTAAAAAAATCCTGCATGAAAATTTCTGAATTCATTCCAGGTATTAAAAAGTTGAACCCACTGCTGTACTATACCGGGCTGGGGCATGCGGTACTCTTCATCATTTTTATTCCTCTTTTCATACTGGATGATAGGTTAATAACCGGCATTAATGCGTGGATAAAACCCATGAAGTTTGCATTATCGATTACTATCTACCTGTGGACATTCGCGTGGCTATTGCAGTATGTAAAATCTGTCAAAAATGTAAAATTCATCAGTTGGGGAATAGTTAGCTGTATGATTGTAGAAATGGTTATTATAACTGTACAGGCAGCGCGCGGTGTTCCTTCACACTTTAACATAACCTCTGTTCCTAACGCCATTATGTTTAGCACGATGGGAACTTTTATAGGGATCAATACTTTTTTAGTACTCTACACAGTCATATTGTTTTTTACAAAAGCAGTAGAAATCCAAGATCATACAACACTTATTGCCTGGCGTGCAGGTTTACTTTTATTTTTTCTTGGTGGTATTTCAGGTGGGCTTATGGTAACCAACCTTGCCCATACTGTTGGTGCACCTGATGGCGGGCCTGGCCTACCCTTTGTTAACTGGAGTACGGTGGCCGGTGACATCCGGGCAGCACACTTCATAACCCTACACGGATTACAACTTGTACCGCTTATTATATTTGCTTTTCGTGATCGGACTAAATTTGAGCTACCCTTTGCGTTGATAACATTCTCCTTGTATTCATTACTCTGCGTTGCATTACATTTGATTGCACTAAACGGGAAGCCGTTGTTGCATTTTTAAATCTGTCAAAATGTAATTGCCTCTGAGAATTAAAATTTCACTAACAATCCTGTAGATAATTTCATGGCGGTGTTTGGCCAGTCGCGTCCGTAATTAAAATTAGCATCAATATTCCAATAAACAGGTCCCAGGCTAATTAGTAGACCTACTGTGGTGGACAGGTAACGGAAATGGTCATCTCCATTAACGGTAGTAAAATCGTGCTTTCCTAAACCCGTGCTAAAGCGGAGTGTATTGGCAATGATCATACCAGCCTCTACCTGATAAAAAGTAAAAAACTTATTGATGTTCAATTCATCGGTTTGCAAACCCTGAACCACAAGCATTTCATTGAAAATAGATTCATTGGTATAGCCCAAGGTGCCGAAAACACCAATTGAATTTCCACCTTTTCCGGATGTGTACCCGACAAAACCATTCAACTGATAGCTTATGCGGGACGTAGAAAAATCAGTGAATTGATCAGAGGCAGATCCCTGGAAATAATATGCTGATGGACCCAGTAAAAGTGCTAACCCTGCTGATGGTTCGCGCTTAGCCGTTAAATTACCTTCTGACTTTTGACCATACAATGAATGGGAAAAAGCCAGTCCAGTAAATAGAAAGGTGAGGACAACAAATTTTCTCATCGCTCATTAAGCTTTAATGTTCCACCAATTTGCACCAAAGAAAGGCCATTACCGATATCGGAATAAATACCAATTTTACTACTCAGGTTTACCTGGAACCCTACCCTAAAAAGTATGCCCAGGCTGCTGCCACGCGCTGAATTTTGTATTTTGATAACACGTTCATCGTCCAGGAATGTCAGGCTGCCATCGGACCGCACATTGGAGGTGGTAAATGATAAACCACCCAAAATGTAAGGATCGATGAAATTCCAACCGGTGGAATATTTTCCGATGATAGATAATGAGAATAAATTCTCCTTTATGTCACGTTCTGTCTGCAATTGATCGAATTCACTGAATAACACCTCGCTGTATTTATAGGTAGCTAAACCAGAAAGCAAACCTAAAGTCACATTTTTACGAAACGGAAATACATAAGCAACGAAAACCCCGGGCCCGCTTTGCTCATTGGTTAGCTTACCGGCATCTTTTATTTTGGAAAAATTTCTTATAAACCCCGCCCCAATTCTAAATTCACCAAAACGAATATTTGAATGCCATCTCTCTCCTTCCTCTGCCGCATTACCTTTTTGCTTATTATCCTTTTTGGAGGCGCCAGCAAACCTTGTTGAATCAACTGGTGAAATATATTCCTTCAATTGATTCCTGTAACTGATGGCAAAAACTTCTTCACGTTTGATTTCATAAACAGGCCCATCCGGAATGTCGGTTCGTTTATAGCGTATGGATTGAAGGCCGACTTCCATAACTTTAGCCGTAATTATTTCGCCATTGTTTTTTACGATTACATCAAACTGGGCAGGAGGAACATCGGTATGCTGGGCAACTACCGACTGTGAATTAGCAAAAACAATCAAACCAAATAAAAGTAATGTATATTTATTTACCATTGGCTTCTTGATTTAATAAGCAATATCCTTAAACTCAGCAATTGTAATATTTAAACCTGATAAAGAACCAGAAGAACAAAGCCTGCCTTTAAGCGATCCCGTTATCAATCGCTCAGCTTGATTTTGCCGTTTGATTTCAAAAAAAGCCTCAGCATTAGAGATTGCACATAATTCATATGTGTCATACGTTGTAGGGGTACCCGGATTTTTAAGAATGAGACTAATTTCGTGAAGTCCACCCTTTAACAAATCGTATTGTACAGTATAGTTATGACGAAAATCGGTTACGTCTGCCATATCTAACGCCACTGTCAATTCAAATGTACGTTCAGCAGACGCAAGACCATTAAACATAAAATAATATCGCCTGAATTTTTTAGAGACCTCTTCGGGTTCATTAAAGTTTTTGATAACAGAGGGGCCAGCGGAAACCCGGTACTCACGACTTCTCCATGTAATCGCTTCTCCTTCGATTGATGCAACCAGCACCCCCTCGCGTTGGACGTTTAATATCTCTAGATCATTAGAGCATGAAAAAAAAATCCCGATAAGGAAAAAGTAAATTCTCCACCTCATTAAAGTGCTTTAGGTTATAAAACTTTGATTTTCAAAAATACCACAAAAAACAATATTGAGGTTGCGATTTCTTATCAAAGATTTCACTATATTTTTTTGCGTATTGTTTTTTATAAGTAATGTCCAACACCAAAAGGCCTTCACTTTTTTCTATAGGATATCAGGAATTTTATTTTACAGGCATGGGAAAAAATACGGGCGTGGCTTTCTGATAGGCTTCGAACTCCGGATTCCCCGCATACTTACACTCGAGCATCGGCACCCCGGAAACATAGCGCACCAGGTAAGTAATGGTTAACGGCCCGACCATGGTCATCCAACCTCCGGGGAAAGTAACAGCCATGAGAAAAATCCCCCACCACTGTACCACTTCACCAAAATAATTTGGGTGACGTGTGTAACGCCACAACCCGGTAGTGATAATTTTTCCTTTGTTTTCAGGAACGGATTTGAATTGCTTTAATTGATAATCCCCAACGCTCTCAAAATAAAAACCAGTCAGCCAAATTAAAATACCAACGCCATCAAGAAAATGGAAGCTAACAGCTGAATGAATATTAATATAGATTACCGGTAACACAGTTATAAAAAGAAATAATCCCTGGAGCATGAATACCTGAAGAAAACTGCGCAGGTAAAAGTGCTTCCACTCCCTGCGCCATTGATGGTAGCGAAAATCTTCCGACTTACCCTTATTCCGAAGGTAGATATGCCACGACAATCGAAGTCCCCAAACAGTAACCATTATGTTAACCAGAAACGCTTTCTGTGATGGTTCAGAAAGAAAATAAGAGAACCATGCCACCACTACAAAGCCCAAGCC is part of the Cyclobacteriaceae bacterium genome and harbors:
- a CDS encoding MFS transporter — its product is MKNERLLLLILAAAMFTHIMDFMIMMPLSPSLMSIFDINAQEFSLLVSSYTITAGVTGFLAAFRIDRYDRKSMMLVMYFGFTLGTLACAIAPSYFFLLMARSVAGAFGGVLGALILSIVSDAIPLERRASALGIVMASFSVASVFGVPFGLFLASKFSWHAPFLFLGILAVLIFVLMFWFIPPLRAHLDIGNGIKKPMEILKNIFGQRSTRLGLTFASVLTLGHFTIVPFIAAYMVGNVGFSNDELAYIYLVGGALTIFFSPWVGKMADKHGRLKIFTIFGSLVIIPIVIITNMPPTPLWAALIVAGIFFIFSNGRMVPSTTMETAIISPESRGSYMSIRSSVQQLTSGLASFIAGTIISEKASVFGPDAKALVNYGYVGLIAVFFSLVSLWLARKLQVAQGA
- a CDS encoding DUF4281 domain-containing protein — encoded protein: MNPDKLFLICNNLALVGWLLMVVAPRWKWTFNIVVSGAVILLLSAIYLTLIVLYFGEGEGNFSSLDGVMKLFENREAVLAGWVHYLAFDMFVGTWIVSNSQKLGIKHWWVIPCLFFTFMLGPIGLILYFIVRAIHTKKILHENF
- a CDS encoding DUF1295 domain-containing protein, coding for MNHYLILALALFSYMLVWFVVAILIKRNDVADVAWGLGFVVVAWFSYFLSEPSQKAFLVNIMVTVWGLRLSWHIYLRNKGKSEDFRYHQWRREWKHFYLRSFLQVFMLQGLFLFITVLPVIYINIHSAVSFHFLDGVGILIWLTGFYFESVGDYQLKQFKSVPENKGKIITTGLWRYTRHPNYFGEVVQWWGIFLMAVTFPGGWMTMVGPLTITYLVRYVSGVPMLECKYAGNPEFEAYQKATPVFFPMPVK